In Marinobacter sp. F4206, the following are encoded in one genomic region:
- the flgG gene encoding flagellar basal-body rod protein FlgG has translation MHPALWVSKTGLSAQDTNMSTISNNLANVNTTGFKRDRAVFQDLLYQINRQPGGLSTQNSELPSGLQLGTGVRVVGTAKQFSQGNLQVTEQPLDMAVNGRGFFQVQLPDGQVAYTRDGQFQLNADGDVVNPDGYALEPAITVPENATTITIGKDGTVTAVTDDQAAPVNLGQVTLVDFVNPQGLQAIGNNLFKATNASGDPAEGEPGLAGLGTVEQGSVEASNVEVVEELVNMITTQRAYEMNSKVVSTTDQMLQFITNNIG, from the coding sequence ATGCATCCAGCACTTTGGGTCAGCAAAACCGGGTTGAGCGCGCAGGACACCAACATGTCCACCATTTCCAACAACCTGGCGAACGTGAACACCACTGGCTTCAAGCGGGACCGGGCGGTATTCCAGGATCTGCTGTATCAGATCAACCGGCAACCCGGTGGCCTGAGCACCCAGAACTCCGAGCTGCCTTCGGGGCTGCAGTTGGGCACGGGTGTCCGGGTGGTTGGTACGGCAAAACAGTTTTCCCAAGGCAACCTTCAGGTTACCGAACAGCCCCTGGATATGGCGGTGAATGGTCGGGGCTTCTTCCAGGTCCAGCTGCCGGACGGGCAGGTGGCTTACACCCGGGACGGCCAGTTCCAGCTTAACGCCGATGGCGATGTCGTGAATCCGGACGGGTACGCGCTGGAGCCTGCTATTACGGTTCCGGAGAACGCCACCACCATTACCATTGGCAAGGACGGGACGGTGACGGCCGTGACCGATGACCAGGCCGCTCCGGTGAATCTGGGTCAGGTTACGCTGGTGGACTTCGTCAACCCGCAGGGCCTGCAGGCGATCGGTAACAACCTGTTCAAGGCAACCAATGCCAGCGGTGATCCCGCGGAGGGCGAGCCCGGGCTCGCCGGACTGGGCACCGTTGAGCAGGGCTCCGTGGAAGCCTCCAACGTGGAAGTGGTGGAAGAGCTGGTCAACATGATCACGACCCAACGCGCCTACGAGATGAATTCGAAGGTCGTATCCACCACCGACCAGATGCTGCAGTTCATCACCAACAATATCGGTTAA
- a CDS encoding Mpo1-like protein → MSDQRTFSNFAEFYPYYLEEHSDATCRRLHFAGSLLVLIVAVWAITSGKLTWLLLLPVIGYGFAWVGHFKFEKNRPATFKYPVYSLMGDWVMFRDMLIGRIRF, encoded by the coding sequence ATGAGTGACCAACGAACTTTTAGCAACTTTGCAGAATTCTATCCCTACTACCTCGAAGAGCACAGCGATGCGACCTGCCGTCGGCTGCATTTCGCGGGCAGTTTGCTGGTGCTGATTGTGGCGGTATGGGCCATCACCTCCGGAAAGCTGACCTGGCTATTGCTACTCCCTGTCATCGGCTACGGTTTCGCATGGGTTGGTCATTTCAAATTCGAGAAGAACCGGCCGGCAACCTTCAAATACCCCGTCTACAGCCTGATGGGCGACTGGGTCATGTTCAGAGATATGCTCATTGGCCGGATCCGTTTCTAA
- a CDS encoding flagellar hook protein FlgE, whose amino-acid sequence MAFNTGLSGLRAASVDLDVTGNNIANASTVGFKGSSVQFGDLYASGFLSGGSNPIGDGVRVQDVKQSFGQGNISFTDNGLDMAISGDGFFILNNGGEIRYSRAGQFGIDKDGFVTNNQNMRVQGYTADGDGNLSGIRGDLQIETDNLAPRRTTNLTTDLNLDSREPVLENRVRDIGPLGVAGIRGESFSVQYTDGSPDYAVSIDPTASAREAAATLNGVPGFNASATTTAQLNGLTDAFISGGTFSFNLNINGSPLTLDTSSISSLQDLADAINNSSETAISASVVDDGSGTGTNVLRVIHNQGETLDYTYSDGTTTVGPTQVLGDVNVTADRVVAGLDDPADGNFETAFNGSPIRITNEFNPLDQRTYNHATSATIYDSLGNSHEITQFFVKEPSPGNGVGISEWSVYLQIDGEMVAGTDTTPYTARFDQDGNLQSVNGDPAGEIVVSDWIPKDQNGQPNGADGPPAPGTQVVTPIPEPPTSSAFVIDVGGTTQYGAAFGVNDQQQNGYTTGRLSGLDVSDQGVLFARYTNGQSQALGQVALASFNNTNGLSPVGETTWVETFESGQPIIGAPDTGTLGSITASSVEESNVDLSAELVNLIIAQRNYQANAKTIETSDAVTQTIINLR is encoded by the coding sequence ATGGCATTTAACACAGGGCTTAGCGGCCTTCGGGCTGCATCGGTGGATCTGGATGTCACCGGTAACAACATTGCCAACGCAAGTACCGTTGGTTTCAAGGGCAGCAGCGTTCAGTTCGGTGACCTCTACGCTAGCGGCTTTCTGAGTGGGGGTTCCAACCCGATTGGCGACGGTGTTCGCGTTCAGGACGTCAAGCAATCGTTCGGGCAGGGCAACATCAGCTTCACCGACAATGGCCTGGACATGGCCATCAGTGGCGATGGCTTCTTCATCCTCAACAATGGCGGTGAGATTCGCTACTCACGGGCGGGCCAGTTCGGTATCGACAAGGACGGTTTCGTTACCAACAACCAGAACATGCGGGTTCAGGGTTACACCGCAGATGGTGACGGCAATCTGTCCGGTATCCGAGGCGATCTCCAGATTGAAACGGACAACCTGGCGCCACGCCGCACCACGAACCTGACGACGGATCTGAACCTGGATTCCCGAGAGCCGGTTCTGGAGAACCGGGTAAGGGACATCGGCCCCCTTGGTGTCGCGGGTATTCGGGGCGAAAGCTTCTCGGTGCAATATACTGATGGTTCGCCGGATTACGCGGTATCGATCGATCCGACCGCATCAGCCAGGGAGGCGGCAGCCACTCTCAACGGTGTGCCTGGATTCAATGCTTCGGCGACCACCACCGCCCAGCTCAATGGCCTGACCGATGCCTTCATCTCCGGCGGAACCTTTTCGTTCAATCTGAACATCAACGGCAGCCCGCTGACCCTGGATACCAGCAGTATCTCCTCCCTGCAGGATCTTGCCGATGCCATCAATAATTCCAGTGAGACGGCCATTTCCGCCTCGGTCGTGGACGACGGCTCCGGCACCGGTACCAACGTATTGCGGGTAATCCACAATCAGGGTGAGACCCTTGATTACACCTACAGCGACGGCACCACGACCGTGGGGCCAACCCAGGTCCTCGGGGATGTGAATGTGACGGCGGACCGCGTTGTTGCCGGCCTTGATGACCCGGCTGACGGCAATTTCGAGACCGCCTTCAACGGATCACCGATCCGGATCACCAACGAATTCAACCCGTTGGATCAGCGCACCTACAACCATGCGACGTCGGCGACCATCTATGACAGCCTCGGCAACTCTCACGAGATTACCCAGTTCTTTGTGAAAGAGCCGTCACCGGGTAACGGCGTGGGGATTAGTGAGTGGTCCGTCTACTTGCAGATTGACGGTGAAATGGTTGCAGGCACGGATACCACGCCCTACACAGCCCGTTTTGATCAGGATGGCAATCTGCAATCCGTGAATGGCGACCCGGCTGGTGAAATCGTGGTGAGTGATTGGATCCCGAAAGATCAGAACGGCCAGCCCAATGGCGCTGACGGTCCTCCGGCACCAGGCACTCAGGTTGTCACGCCCATTCCGGAGCCACCGACCTCGTCCGCGTTTGTGATTGATGTCGGAGGCACTACCCAGTATGGCGCGGCCTTCGGGGTGAATGACCAGCAGCAGAATGGTTACACTACCGGCCGCTTGTCGGGGCTGGATGTTTCGGATCAGGGGGTTCTTTTTGCCCGCTATACCAACGGCCAATCCCAGGCGCTGGGGCAGGTAGCGCTTGCATCATTCAATAACACCAACGGGTTGTCCCCGGTCGGGGAAACCACCTGGGTAGAGACGTTCGAATCGGGACAGCCGATCATCGGTGCGCCGGATACCGGAACCCTGGGTTCCATCACGGCAAGCTCGGTGGAGGAATCGAACGTGGATCTGTCGGCGGAACTGGTTAACCTGATCATCGCCCAGCGTAATTATCAGGCCAACGCCAAGACGATCGAAACCTCCGATGCGGTCACCCAGACCATCATCAACCTTCGCTAA
- a CDS encoding flagellar basal body rod protein FlgF, whose protein sequence is MDKALYIGMSGAKQNMLAQRAHANNLANVSTTGFKKDFAQARSMAVFGEHHPTRAYAMTERPGTDLSAGALMETGRKLDVALEGEGWLAIQNDRGEEVFTRTGSLQIDVNGLMRLPGGELVLGNGGPVALPPFDNVQIGADGTVSVVPVGGAPDELVEVDRLKLVNPPSDALEKGLDGFMRRKPDQAIGGVEPPDANLRVATGFLESSNVNAVEEMISNLQLSRQYEMQVKVMTTANENSEAAARLLQNL, encoded by the coding sequence ATGGACAAAGCCCTCTACATCGGTATGTCAGGTGCCAAGCAGAATATGCTGGCCCAGCGTGCCCATGCCAACAACCTGGCTAACGTCAGCACCACCGGCTTCAAGAAGGACTTCGCCCAGGCCCGCAGCATGGCGGTGTTCGGCGAACATCATCCTACCCGGGCCTATGCCATGACCGAGCGCCCCGGTACTGATCTGTCCGCTGGCGCGCTCATGGAAACCGGCCGGAAACTCGATGTAGCCCTGGAAGGGGAAGGCTGGCTGGCGATTCAGAATGATCGTGGCGAAGAGGTCTTCACCCGAACCGGAAGTCTTCAGATCGATGTCAACGGTCTTATGCGTCTGCCGGGCGGTGAACTTGTCCTGGGTAATGGTGGCCCGGTGGCGCTGCCTCCTTTCGATAATGTTCAGATCGGTGCTGATGGCACGGTGTCGGTGGTGCCGGTTGGTGGCGCTCCGGATGAGCTGGTGGAAGTGGACCGGCTGAAGCTGGTGAATCCGCCCTCTGATGCCCTGGAAAAGGGACTTGATGGTTTCATGCGGCGCAAGCCTGATCAGGCCATTGGTGGCGTGGAACCGCCGGATGCCAATCTCCGGGTGGCCACCGGCTTCCTGGAAAGCTCAAACGTGAACGCCGTTGAGGAAATGATTTCCAACCTTCAACTCTCCCGGCAATACGAGATGCAGGTGAAGGTAATGACCACGGCCAATGAAAATTCCGAAGCGGCGGCACGGCTGTTGCAGAACCTCTGA
- the flgB gene encoding flagellar basal body rod protein FlgB, with translation MAISFDNALGIHQQALEARVKRAEVLANNMANADTPGFKARDMDFQAVMQRARQAASGFEMAKTDAGHMDTSSGSADSELLYRTPHQPSVDGNTVDAQQEQTRFMRNAMDYQASFQFLSSKFSGLTKAIKGE, from the coding sequence ATGGCGATTTCGTTTGATAATGCGCTTGGTATCCACCAGCAAGCACTGGAGGCCCGGGTCAAACGGGCGGAAGTCCTGGCGAACAACATGGCAAACGCCGATACCCCGGGATTCAAGGCCCGTGATATGGATTTCCAGGCAGTGATGCAGCGGGCACGGCAGGCTGCCTCTGGCTTTGAAATGGCCAAGACTGACGCTGGGCATATGGATACTTCCAGTGGTTCCGCCGACAGCGAGTTGCTCTATCGAACACCACACCAGCCGTCAGTGGACGGCAACACGGTGGATGCACAGCAGGAACAAACCCGGTTCATGCGCAATGCCATGGATTACCAGGCCAGTTTCCAGTTTCTGAGCAGTAAATTTTCCGGTCTGACCAAGGCCATCAAGGGCGAGTAA
- the queF gene encoding NADPH-dependent 7-cyano-7-deazaguanine reductase QueF (Catalyzes the NADPH-dependent reduction of 7-cyano-7-deazaguanine (preQ0) to 7-aminomethyl-7-deazaguanine (preQ1) in queuosine biosynthesis): protein MALHDAPLGKSSEYPDHYDPALLFPVAREENRRRLGLNDGRWPWFGEDLWQAWEVSWLRHSGVPAVAWAEIRFPAASPSIIESKSLKLYLNSFNQTVFSSMEQVAETMAEDLSSACGAAVQVDIKSVDESGEAVGRPPGHELIDDEPVTEPTYEYSPEVLAASGEVVTESLCSHLLKSNCPVTGQPDWATLMVTYTGPKIVRSALLKYVVGFRQKQDFHEHCVETVFTDLMARCQPERLTVCARYTRRGGLDINPWRGTEPDQTPTPRLVRQ, encoded by the coding sequence ATGGCGCTACATGACGCACCGCTGGGAAAATCCAGCGAGTACCCCGACCACTACGATCCGGCCCTACTGTTCCCGGTGGCCCGCGAGGAGAACCGTCGCAGGCTGGGCTTGAACGATGGCCGCTGGCCGTGGTTTGGAGAGGATCTCTGGCAGGCCTGGGAGGTGTCCTGGTTGCGCCATAGCGGGGTGCCAGCGGTGGCGTGGGCCGAAATCCGGTTTCCCGCAGCGTCCCCATCGATCATCGAGTCCAAGTCCCTGAAGCTGTACCTGAATTCGTTCAACCAGACGGTGTTCTCCTCGATGGAGCAGGTCGCCGAGACCATGGCCGAGGACCTGTCCAGCGCCTGCGGTGCTGCTGTTCAGGTTGATATAAAGAGCGTGGACGAATCAGGTGAGGCCGTCGGACGTCCACCGGGCCATGAACTGATTGATGACGAGCCAGTCACGGAGCCGACCTACGAGTATTCGCCCGAGGTGCTTGCAGCCAGTGGTGAGGTTGTCACAGAGAGTCTGTGCTCGCATTTGCTGAAAAGTAACTGCCCGGTGACCGGCCAGCCTGACTGGGCCACGCTGATGGTGACTTACACGGGGCCGAAGATCGTTCGCAGCGCGTTGCTGAAGTACGTGGTGGGGTTCCGCCAGAAACAGGATTTCCATGAACATTGCGTGGAGACCGTGTTTACCGACCTGATGGCACGGTGTCAGCCGGAACGGCTAACCGTGTGCGCGCGCTACACCCGCCGGGGCGGGCTCGACATTAATCCGTGGCGGGGTACCGAACCTGATCAAACGCCCACGCCGAGATTGGTCCGACAGTAA
- a CDS encoding ABC transporter permease, with translation MRTQALITAFNTIVVREIRRFTRIWAQTLLPPAVTMTLYFIIFGNLIGSRIGQMGGFDYMAFIVPGLIMMAVITNSYANVVSSFFSMKFQRSIEELLVSPVPNWVILAGYVCGGMARGLGIGLIVTLLSLAFTNLSIHSLPMMVVTVFLTSALFALGGFINAMLATKFDDISIVPTFVLTPLTYLGGVFYSIDLLPEFWQGVSMANPILYMVNGFRFGILGVSDVNPFVSLGMILFFISVLAIIALKMLARGKGIRH, from the coding sequence ATGAGGACACAGGCCCTGATCACCGCCTTCAACACCATTGTGGTTCGGGAGATCCGGAGATTCACGCGGATCTGGGCGCAGACCCTGCTTCCGCCCGCAGTCACCATGACGCTCTATTTTATTATCTTCGGGAATCTGATCGGCTCACGCATTGGCCAGATGGGTGGCTTTGACTACATGGCGTTTATTGTCCCCGGCCTGATCATGATGGCGGTCATCACCAATTCATACGCCAACGTGGTCTCTTCATTCTTTTCCATGAAGTTCCAGCGCAGTATCGAGGAATTGCTGGTGTCGCCGGTCCCGAACTGGGTCATCCTGGCGGGCTACGTCTGTGGCGGCATGGCGCGTGGTTTGGGAATCGGTCTGATTGTCACTCTGCTGTCGCTGGCCTTTACCAATCTGTCGATTCACAGTCTGCCCATGATGGTCGTGACCGTGTTCCTGACCTCGGCGCTTTTCGCATTAGGTGGCTTCATCAATGCCATGCTGGCGACCAAGTTTGATGATATTTCCATCGTGCCGACGTTCGTGCTGACGCCGCTGACCTATCTCGGCGGAGTATTCTACAGCATCGATCTCTTGCCGGAGTTCTGGCAAGGGGTGTCTATGGCAAACCCGATTCTGTACATGGTAAACGGCTTCCGTTTCGGTATTCTCGGGGTTTCCGACGTTAATCCGTTTGTTTCTCTTGGTATGATTCTGTTTTTCATTTCCGTGCTTGCCATCATTGCCCTGAAAATGCTGGCGCGCGGGAAGGGCATCCGTCACTGA
- a CDS encoding nitroreductase family protein, with amino-acid sequence MTAVSEFLLNRTSEPRLEAPAPDSDSLARAFACAARAPDHALLRPWRYLVIEGEGLKALGDLFASTCANNSDEQEIEKLRRAPLRAPMIIVGIASPTAHPKVPEVEQVMSAAAGMSFLELALQEAGFGVMWRTGSVAYHSAVHQGLGLKEGESIVGFLYAGTVSSEKPRVPRPEMHDYVQHWPS; translated from the coding sequence ATGACTGCAGTCAGCGAATTTCTGCTCAACCGGACGTCCGAACCCAGGCTTGAGGCACCGGCGCCGGATTCCGATTCTCTCGCCCGTGCCTTCGCCTGCGCTGCCCGGGCCCCCGACCATGCCCTGTTGCGGCCGTGGCGCTACCTCGTCATTGAGGGTGAGGGCCTGAAAGCGTTGGGGGACCTCTTCGCATCAACCTGTGCCAACAACAGCGACGAGCAGGAGATCGAGAAGTTGCGTCGGGCGCCGCTCCGGGCTCCGATGATCATCGTTGGGATCGCGTCGCCAACAGCCCATCCCAAGGTTCCGGAAGTCGAGCAGGTTATGTCGGCTGCAGCTGGCATGAGCTTCCTGGAGCTGGCACTGCAGGAGGCCGGATTCGGTGTTATGTGGCGTACTGGCAGTGTCGCTTATCACTCGGCCGTCCATCAGGGGCTTGGATTGAAAGAAGGCGAATCGATCGTTGGCTTTCTCTACGCCGGGACGGTGTCTTCGGAAAAACCCCGGGTTCCCCGGCCAGAGATGCACGACTATGTCCAGCACTGGCCTTCCTGA
- a CDS encoding ABC transporter ATP-binding protein encodes MTHALEIEGLVKTYGDGFEALKGIDLHVAEGDFFALLGPNGAGKSTTLGIVCSLVNKTSGKVRVFGNDIDTQLSDAKLNLGVVPQEFNFNQFEKVFDIVTTQAGYYGIPLKQASVSAEKYLKKLGLWDKRDTPARMLSGGMKRRLMIARALVHEPRLLILDEPTAGVDIELRRSMWTFLEEMNRQGTTIILTTHYLEEAEALCRNIAIIDHGKILKNTSKRDLLQELSVETFVLDTELPLSTAPQLDGFSTRLDGEGALEVDVEKGQGLNQVFVQLEQRGIKVVSMRTKANRLEELFIRMVEENASESRDGLEGVA; translated from the coding sequence ATGACCCATGCTCTGGAAATCGAAGGTCTGGTTAAAACCTATGGCGATGGCTTCGAGGCGCTCAAGGGGATAGACCTTCACGTTGCGGAAGGGGATTTTTTCGCGCTCTTGGGGCCCAATGGTGCCGGCAAGTCAACGACTCTTGGTATTGTTTGCTCTTTGGTCAATAAGACCTCTGGCAAGGTCAGGGTGTTTGGGAATGACATTGATACCCAGCTCTCTGACGCCAAGCTCAACCTCGGCGTGGTTCCGCAGGAATTCAATTTCAACCAGTTTGAAAAAGTTTTCGACATCGTGACGACGCAGGCCGGCTACTACGGCATTCCCCTGAAACAGGCGTCGGTGTCGGCGGAGAAATACCTCAAGAAGCTGGGGCTGTGGGACAAGCGTGACACGCCGGCAAGAATGCTGTCCGGGGGTATGAAGCGCCGGCTCATGATCGCCCGTGCGCTGGTTCATGAGCCCCGGCTCCTGATTCTCGATGAGCCGACGGCGGGAGTGGATATTGAGCTCCGGCGCTCAATGTGGACCTTTCTTGAGGAAATGAACCGGCAGGGCACGACCATTATCCTGACGACCCATTACCTGGAGGAAGCGGAAGCGCTTTGCCGGAACATCGCCATCATCGACCATGGCAAGATCCTTAAAAACACCAGCAAGCGCGACCTGCTCCAGGAGTTGAGTGTGGAGACGTTTGTGCTGGATACCGAGCTGCCACTATCGACGGCGCCACAGTTGGATGGGTTTTCGACCCGGCTGGACGGGGAGGGCGCCCTGGAAGTAGACGTTGAGAAAGGTCAGGGCCTGAATCAGGTCTTCGTGCAGCTGGAGCAGCGTGGTATCAAAGTCGTCAGTATGAGAACCAAAGCCAACCGCCTCGAGGAGCTGTTTATTCGTATGGTGGAAGAGAATGCCTCGGAGTCCCGTGACGGACTGGAGGGCGTGGCATGA
- a CDS encoding flagellar hook assembly protein FlgD, which yields MSAINATDASDVLSQYQLKQQGGADGNSELGRNEFMELMLAQLKNQNPLEPQDNGEFISQLAQFSSLEEMQKLSGTVDDVVGQFRSTQALQASAMVGKTVLAPSSVGILGADGEISGTIAVPASTGGMRLSVQNQAGELVRQIDLGSSPAGMKSFSWDGQDGNGNPLPPGPYRIVAEASYPGGTQQLGTMVSANVDSVSLGQNGSITLNLAGMGSIALSDVKQIN from the coding sequence ATGAGCGCAATTAACGCAACAGACGCTTCGGATGTTCTGAGCCAGTACCAGCTGAAACAGCAGGGTGGCGCCGATGGCAACAGCGAGCTGGGCAGAAACGAGTTCATGGAGCTGATGCTGGCCCAGTTGAAGAATCAGAATCCGCTGGAGCCCCAGGATAACGGCGAGTTTATCTCACAGCTTGCCCAGTTCAGCTCGCTGGAAGAGATGCAGAAACTGTCGGGTACCGTCGATGACGTGGTTGGGCAATTCCGGTCGACCCAGGCTCTGCAAGCGTCAGCTATGGTCGGCAAGACCGTGTTGGCGCCGTCCAGTGTCGGCATTCTTGGTGCGGACGGTGAAATCAGCGGCACGATCGCCGTGCCGGCCTCGACCGGTGGCATGCGTTTGTCAGTGCAGAATCAGGCCGGCGAACTGGTTCGTCAGATTGATCTGGGCAGCAGCCCGGCCGGCATGAAGTCGTTCAGCTGGGATGGCCAGGACGGCAACGGCAATCCATTGCCGCCAGGCCCCTACCGGATTGTGGCGGAAGCTTCCTACCCGGGCGGGACGCAACAGCTGGGGACCATGGTGAGCGCCAATGTGGACAGCGTTTCGCTGGGCCAGAACGGCTCCATTACATTGAATCTGGCAGGCATGGGTTCAATTGCCCTGTCCGACGTAAAACAAATCAACTGA
- the flgC gene encoding flagellar basal body rod protein FlgC, with product MSLGSIFDIAGSGMTAQSLRLNTTASNIANAETASSSTETTYRARKPVFAAIHQSMLNPDNQGLAFSSEQGPGAGVRVEGVVESQADLQMRYQPEHPAANEDGYVFYPNVNVVEEMADMMSSSRSYQMNVDIMNTAKSMMQRILTLGQQ from the coding sequence ATGTCATTAGGCAGCATTTTTGACATCGCCGGTTCCGGCATGACTGCGCAATCACTGCGGCTGAATACGACGGCATCCAACATTGCCAATGCGGAGACGGCCAGCTCCAGCACCGAGACAACCTATCGGGCCCGAAAGCCCGTGTTTGCGGCCATCCACCAGTCGATGCTCAATCCCGACAATCAGGGCCTGGCCTTTTCCAGCGAGCAGGGTCCCGGGGCAGGGGTTCGCGTTGAGGGGGTTGTCGAGAGTCAGGCAGATCTCCAGATGCGGTATCAGCCTGAGCATCCGGCAGCGAATGAAGACGGTTACGTGTTCTATCCGAACGTCAATGTGGTGGAGGAGATGGCCGACATGATGTCGTCATCCCGCAGTTACCAGATGAACGTGGACATCATGAACACCGCCAAATCCATGATGCAGCGAATCCTGACCCTCGGTCAGCAGTAA
- a CDS encoding adenylate/guanylate cyclase domain-containing protein — MMSAPADLRNASNSAGKALTLDHPNNPVAIPPMPDYNGRILAYTTTAAIIVTGVLQGAFHQWLLWLVAGALTWPHVAHMLTRRTLLRHSPRIRQKMLTFDCMVGGGFIGCIGLVAIPSVSVVLMLMFSCLIVGGIRQWLFGTIFMAAAVAASVAVVGPAETLRSPLLTSILSISATGLYICVTAYYSHQQARALMLAKSQIQNQREQSIALSHKLSKYLSPQVWQSIFTGERDVRLETQRKKLAVFFSDIKGFTELSEEMEPEALTELLNHYFNEMSEVALKYGGTIDKFVGDSIMVFFGDPTSRGQREDAFACVSMAIEMRKHMKIMRQKWRSQGIKTPLEIRMGISTGYTTVGNFGAENRMDYTIIGKEVNLASRLESLAEAGEILVSYETFSLIKDRIMCRDKGEITVKGFGKPVPIYEVVDFRRDMGPNRSFLEHEHSGFAMYLDSDKITEKERESILAALEDAADRLRQEEDAS; from the coding sequence ATGATGAGTGCACCGGCAGATCTGCGTAATGCCAGCAACAGCGCTGGCAAAGCATTGACCCTTGATCATCCCAATAATCCCGTTGCCATTCCACCGATGCCGGATTACAACGGCCGCATTCTTGCCTATACCACTACGGCTGCCATTATTGTGACGGGGGTGTTGCAGGGCGCCTTCCATCAATGGCTGCTATGGCTGGTGGCGGGCGCGCTCACCTGGCCTCATGTCGCTCACATGTTGACCCGGCGCACGCTGCTCCGACACTCTCCCCGAATCCGTCAGAAGATGCTGACTTTTGACTGCATGGTTGGTGGCGGTTTTATCGGCTGTATTGGCCTGGTCGCGATTCCGTCAGTCTCGGTTGTCCTGATGTTGATGTTCAGCTGCCTGATCGTTGGCGGAATCAGGCAATGGCTATTCGGAACGATATTCATGGCCGCCGCGGTCGCCGCGTCCGTGGCTGTCGTTGGCCCCGCTGAAACACTCCGCTCGCCTCTGTTGACCAGCATTCTGTCAATCTCCGCGACCGGACTCTACATCTGTGTCACCGCTTACTATTCCCACCAGCAGGCTCGGGCGCTCATGCTCGCGAAATCGCAGATCCAGAACCAGCGGGAACAGTCCATTGCGCTGTCCCACAAGCTCTCCAAATACCTTTCACCTCAGGTTTGGCAATCGATCTTTACCGGCGAACGGGATGTCCGCCTGGAGACACAACGCAAGAAACTGGCGGTGTTCTTTTCCGATATCAAGGGCTTCACCGAGCTGTCGGAGGAAATGGAACCAGAAGCCCTGACCGAACTGCTTAACCACTACTTCAACGAAATGTCTGAAGTCGCCCTCAAGTACGGCGGAACCATCGACAAGTTTGTGGGCGATTCCATCATGGTGTTCTTTGGCGACCCCACCAGCCGGGGCCAGCGCGAAGATGCCTTTGCCTGTGTCTCCATGGCAATCGAGATGCGAAAGCACATGAAGATCATGCGTCAGAAATGGCGCAGCCAGGGCATTAAAACGCCCCTGGAAATCCGCATGGGCATCAGTACCGGTTACACAACCGTTGGTAACTTCGGGGCTGAGAACCGTATGGATTACACGATTATCGGCAAGGAAGTGAACCTGGCCAGTCGGCTGGAGTCGCTGGCGGAAGCGGGGGAAATTCTCGTGTCCTACGAGACCTTCTCTCTGATCAAAGACAGGATCATGTGCCGGGACAAAGGCGAAATAACGGTAAAGGGTTTCGGCAAGCCGGTTCCTATTTACGAAGTGGTCGATTTCCGCCGGGACATGGGCCCCAATCGAAGCTTCCTCGAGCACGAACACAGTGGCTTTGCCATGTACCTGGATTCTGACAAGATCACCGAGAAAGAACGTGAGTCCATCCTGGCGGCCCTGGAAGATGCCGCAGACCGCCTTCGGCAAGAAGAGGACGCCTCCTGA